Proteins found in one Oculatellaceae cyanobacterium genomic segment:
- the arsM gene encoding arsenosugar biosynthesis arsenite methyltransferase ArsM has translation MTYLEAAAQFYSEVAETPQVGLCCVQSSPLQLPGLKISPQMQEMNYGCGTTVHAAELVNQPTVLYVGVGGGLEALQFAYFSRKPGAVIAVDPVPAMREAAARNLVIAAEENSWFDPSFVEIREGDAFNLPVPDASVDVVAQNCLFNIFEPADLKKALQEAYRVLKPGGRLLMSDPIATREIPQHLRQDQRLRAMCLSGALTYQEYTQHLVDTGFGQIEVRARRPYRLLDCQTYNLSEPLLLESLDSVSFKVPIPEDGACIFTGKTAIYSGSQEIFDDSAGHILQKGVPAAVCDKTAAKLGSILPEEILITDSTWHYTGGGCC, from the coding sequence GTGACTTATTTAGAAGCAGCAGCCCAATTTTACAGTGAAGTAGCAGAAACACCGCAAGTTGGTTTGTGCTGCGTACAAAGTAGCCCTTTGCAACTACCAGGGCTGAAAATTTCTCCTCAAATGCAGGAAATGAACTATGGATGCGGGACTACAGTTCATGCAGCAGAATTGGTGAATCAGCCAACAGTCTTGTATGTGGGTGTCGGTGGTGGTTTAGAAGCACTACAATTTGCTTATTTTTCCCGTAAACCTGGTGCTGTAATTGCTGTTGATCCGGTTCCAGCGATGCGTGAAGCCGCAGCACGTAACTTAGTTATTGCGGCTGAAGAAAATTCCTGGTTTGATCCGAGTTTTGTAGAGATTCGGGAAGGTGATGCTTTTAATTTACCAGTTCCAGATGCTTCTGTAGATGTAGTAGCTCAAAATTGTCTATTTAATATCTTTGAACCAGCAGATCTTAAAAAAGCTCTCCAAGAAGCTTACCGTGTTTTAAAGCCAGGTGGACGTTTACTAATGAGCGACCCTATCGCTACTCGTGAAATTCCGCAACACTTGCGCCAAGACCAACGCTTACGGGCAATGTGTTTATCTGGGGCGTTAACTTATCAGGAATATACTCAGCATTTAGTTGATACTGGTTTTGGACAAATAGAAGTTCGGGCGCGTCGTCCTTATCGGTTGCTAGATTGCCAAACTTATAATTTGTCAGAACCTTTACTATTAGAAAGTCTTGATTCTGTATCCTTTAAAGTACCAATTCCAGAAGATGGTGCTTGCATTTTTACAGGTAAAACAGCTATTTATTCAGGTTCGCAAGAAATATTTGATGATTCAGCAGGTCATATTCTGCAAAAAGGTGTACCAGCAGCCGTATGTGATAAAACTGCTGCTAAGTTAGGCTCAATTCTACCTGAAGAAATCTTAATTACAGATTCAACTTGGCACTACACTGGTGGCGGCTGTTGCTAA